In Scophthalmus maximus strain ysfricsl-2021 chromosome 5, ASM2237912v1, whole genome shotgun sequence, a single window of DNA contains:
- the riok1 gene encoding serine/threonine-protein kinase RIO1, whose amino-acid sequence MSVVGLVPGQFDDAEETSDHSAVSTVLSQISDVSLQPSSHEREEEEDEEEDYDDNDDDEEWAWHHAGGDLTKRYNRTGLNCQSNRQNLSNKTLPSTPSDKALRKYEHKINLDKLNYADSVINKVTTMQRQKDADTYRVKDKSDRATVEQVLDPRTRMILFKMLSRAVICEINGCISTGKEANVYHASTSGGDSRAIKIYKTSILLFKDRDKYVSGEFRFRHGYCKGNPRKMVRTWAEKEMRNLIRLQTAGIPSPEPLLLRSHVLLMSFIGKDNMPAPLLKNASLSESKARELYLQVLQNMRKMFQDARLVHADLSEFNMLFHNGDAYIIDVSQSVEHDHPHALEFLRKDCSNVNEFFLKRGVPVMTIRELFDFITDPSITCRNIDQYLEKAMVIAADRTSEQRSHQDRVDDEVFKQAYIPRTLTEVSHYERDVDLMRAKDEESAITGHHDNILYQTLTGLKKDLSGVQTVPALLEEEQSVSSSSSEDEEDEEHDKEEQTEETSEDKKEKKKLVKEAQREKRKSKVPKHVKKRKEKVSKTKKGR is encoded by the exons ATGTCGGTGGTCGGACTTGTACCGGGACAGTTTGATGACGCAGAGGAGACCAG CGACCATTCAGCTGTGTCCACTGTACTGAGTCAGATCAGTGATGTCAGTCTGCAGCCTTCATCACATGAacgggaagaggaagaggatgaagaagaagactatgatgataatgatgatgatgaggagtgGGCGTGGCATCATGCAGGAGGAGATCTGACCAAGAGATACAACAGGACGGGTCTCAACTGTCAG TCCAACAGACAGAATCTGTCCAATAAGACGCTGCCGTCGACTCCGTCTGACAAAGCTCTGAGGAAATATGAACACAAGATCAACCTGG acAAACTGAACTACGCTGACTCTGTGATCAACAAAGTGACGACgatgcagagacagaaagacgcCGACAC GTACAGAGTGAAGGACAAATCAGACCGAGCCACAGTGGAACAG gttTTAGATCCTCGGACTCGAATGATTCTGTTCAAGATGCTGAGTCGAGCGGTAATCTGTGAAATCAACGGCTGCATCAGCACAGGgaaggag gcAAATGTTTATCACGCCAGCACCTCGGGCGGAGACAGTCGAGCCATCAAGATCTACAAGACGTCGATTCTGCTGTTCAAAGACCGAGACAAATACGTCAGTGGAGAGTTCAG GTTCCGTCACGGTTACTGCAAAGGGAACCCCAGGAAGATGGTGAGAACCTgggcagagaaagagatgagGAACCTCATCAG GCTGCAGACGGCAGGAATACCGAGTCCAGAACCCCTGCTGCTCAGAAGTCACGTTCTGCTGATGAGCTTCATTGGAAAAGACAACAT GCCGGCTCCTCTGCTGAAGAACGCGTCGCTGTCGGAATCGAAGGCCCGTGAGCTCTACCTGCAGGTTCTACAGAATATGAGGAAAATGTTCCAGGACGCTCGACTTGTCCACGCGGACCTCAGCGAGTTCAACATGCT GTTTCATAATGGAGACGCTTACATCATTGACGTTTCTCAGTCGGTGGAACACGATCATCCTCACGCTCTGGAGTTCCTCAGGAAGGACTGCAGCAACGTGAACG AGTTCTTCCTGAAGCGTGGCGTGCCGGTGATGACCATCAGAGAACTGTTTGACTTCATCACCGACCCCTCCATCACCTGCCGTAACATCGATCAATACCTGGAGAAG GCGATGGTGATTGCAGCTGATCGGACGTCGGAGCAGCGATCACATCAGGACCGAGTGGATGATGAG GTCTTTAAGCAGGCGTACATCCCCCGAACCCTGACGGAGGTCAGTCACTACGAGAGAGATGTTGACCTGATGAGGGCCAAGGATGAGGAGTCTGCCATTACTGGTCACCATgacaat ATCCTGTATCAGACTCTGACTGGACTGAAGAAGGATCTGTCCGGAGTTCAGACG GTTCCTGCTCTCCTGGAAGAAGAGCAGTcggtctcctcctcttcctcagaggatgaagaggatgaggagcatGATAAAGAGGAGCAGACTGAGGAAACCTCGGAGGACAAAAAG gagaagaagaagctggtgAAAGAagctcagagagaaaagagaaagagcaaagTCCCGAAAcacgtgaagaagaggaaggagaaggtgtCCAAGACGAAGAAGGGCAGATGA
- the cdyl gene encoding chromodomain Y-like protein isoform X1, translating to MATEEFYEVERVVDKRKNKKGRSEYLVRWRGYGSEEDTWEPENHLSTCMTYVHEFNRQYAERQRDNTLLRSTRSSPSLHYISAHRPPFRSPPISAGLTGDCNQGTPPVSPAHLPPVVLTRPASFGSQQSPLADRLSSGLMSVAPVGSARRSVDLSKTGIKILVPKSPMNSRLDSEESPSEAAHSLEAGVQEAHLVPPEVALLEKPAGVQLGPGEERARMGTRPRSQNPLPPPRVPITPAAMRSLSGTGNSSLREAVAANGMSAVQSAIAGATSVTGKRRLEERSVFDKRLRFSVRQTESAYRYRDIVVKKQDGFTHILLSTKSSDNNTLNPEVMKEIQSAMATAASDDSKLVLLGAVGSIFCCGLDFLYFIRLLTDDRKKESIKMAETIRTFVNTFIQFRKPIVAAVNGPALGLGAALLPLCDVVWANEKAWFQTPYTTYGQTPDACSSFTFPRIMGLASANELLLSGRKLTAQEACSKGLVSQVLWPGTFTQEVMLRIRELVAVDTLVLRESKALMRNTSRSALEQANERECEALKRVWGSSQGTDAILQHLQRVTDLC from the exons GTGGAGAGGGTCGTGGACAAGAGGAAGAACAAGAAGGGGAGGTCGGAGTACCTGGTCCGGTGGAGAGGTTACGGTTCAGAGGAGGACACCTGGGAGCCTGAGAATCACCTGTCTACCTGTATGACCTACGTCCACGAGTTTAACCGCCAGTACGCCGAACGGCAGAGAGACAACACGTTACTACGCTCCACTCGGAGCTCGCCCAGCCTCCACTACATCTCCGCCCACAGACCACCCTTCAGGTCGCCGCCCATCAGCGCCGGTTTAACTGGAGACTGTAACCAGGGGACACCTCCAGTCAGTCCGGCTCACCTTCCTCCTGTTGTACTGACCCGCCCGGCCTCTTTTGGCTCTCAACAGTCCCCACTGGCTGACAGGCTCAGCAGTGGCCTGATGTCGGTGGCTCCGGTCGGCTCAGCCCGCCGCAGCGTGGATCTGTCCAAGACTGGCATCAAGATCCTGGTTCCTAAGAGTCCGATGAACAGCCGTCTGGACTCTGAGGAGTCTCCCAGCGAGGCAGCCCACAGTCTTGAGGCTGGAGTTCAGGAGGCTCACCTGGTCCCACCTGAGGTCGCCCTGCTGGAGAAACCTGCAGGAGTCCAGCTGGGGCCCGGAGAAGAAAGGGCCCGCATGGGGACCAGACCCCGCAGCCAGAACCCCTTGCCCCCACCTCGAGTCCCCATCACACCTGCTGCCATGCGGTCCCTCAGCGGCACAG GTAACTCCTCGTTACGGGAGGCTGTCGCTGCCAATGGGATGTCAGCTGTGCAGAGTGCTATTGCTGGGGCAACCAGCGTGACGGGGAAACGTCGTCTGGAGGAACGTTCTGTTTTCGACAAACGTCTGAGGTTCAGTGTTCGACAGACAGAAAGCGCTTACCGTTACCGTGACATTGTGGTGAAGAAACAAGACGGATTCACCCACATCCTGCTTTCCACCAAGAGCTCTGACAACAACACGCTCAACCCTGAG GTGATGAAGGAGATCCAGAGCGCCATGGCGACAGCAGCATCGGACGACAGTAAGCTGGTGTTACTCGGAGCCGTCGGCAGCATCTTCTGCTGCGGCCTCGACTTCCTGTATTTCATCAGACTCTTGACGGAcgacagaaagaaggagagcATCAAGATGGCTGAAACCATCAG GACCTTCGTAAACACCTTCATCCAGTTCAGGAAGCCAATTGTGGCCGCAGTGAACGGGCCGGCGTTGGGCCTCGGCGCCGCCCTCCTGCCGCTCTGTGACGTGGTGTGGGCCAATGAGAAGGCCTGGTTCCAGACGCCGTACACCACCTACGGCCAGACGCCTGATGCTtgctcctccttcaccttccCCCGAATCATGGGTCTCGCTTCG GCCAacgagctgctgctgagcgGCAGGAAGTTGACGGCTCAGGAGGCGTGTTCTAAAGGTTTGGTGTCTCAGGTTCTGTGGCCTGGAACcttcacacaggaagtgatgctgAGAATCAGAGAGCTGGTGGCGGTCGACACACTg GTACTCCGGGAGTCCAAAGCCCTGATGAGGAACACGAGCCGCAGTGCTCTGGAGCAAGCTAACGAACGCGAGTGTGAAGCCCTGAAGAGAGTGTGGGGCTCGTCACAGGGAACAGACGCCATCCTACAGCACCTGCAGAGGGTAACCGATCTCTGCTAA
- the rpp40 gene encoding ribonuclease P protein subunit p40 isoform X2, with translation MPIYELLDKHFLETAAYKGSVYGLSYRTRVDEDNCVALMPNGRLCLSLDKDSFQVLGVEGKPSRFNHRTNSRYVVSVDLTHSSMAPGGRGYVRLLTGLRSRLHLKTDFLLSHHPGGGASLQALLSRYDWSEHRPEIRSRVLTQLSCPALLTSDLQSSDPHSFLEWLGAVDADASRENSSSSFLSSLVCPEPSTTLNQALSVSVCGLLLPQDIHRLIQEIRRHLEHHLESWASLTVHGFVDSPVSWGDSEHGVMRGGENFYSLLMFHDHTYHLHQATGAHDTCPP, from the exons ATGCCCATATATGAGCTGCTAGACAAACACTTCCTGGAGACGGCTGCGTACAAGG gaagTGTGTACGGTCTGTCCTACAGAACCAGGGTTGATGAAGATAACTGTGTTGCTCTGATGCCAAATG gtcgtctgtgtctctctctggaCAAAGATTCCTTCCAGGTGTTGGGAGTTGAGGGGAAACCGTCCAGGTTCAACCACAGAACCAACAGCAGATACG TAGTGTCTGTGGATCTGACCCACAGCAGCATGGCTCCTGGGGGGCGGGGCTACGTCAGACTCCTCACAGGTCTGAGGTCAAGACTTCACCTGAAGACTGACTTCCTGCTGTCGCATCATCCAG ggggcggagcctctctGCAGGCCCTCCTGTCTCGTTATGATTGGTCAGAGCACAGACCTGAGATACGCAGTCGTGTTCTGACACAGCTGTCCTGTCCCGccctgctgacctctgacctccagtcAAGTGACCCTCACAGCTTCCTGGAGTGGCTCGGAGCCGTGGACGCCGACGCCAGCCG tgagAATTCTTCCAGCAGCTTCCTGTCGTCCCTCGTGTGTCCTGAACCTTCGACCACGCTGAATCAAGCTCTgagcgtgtctgtctgtggactgCTGCTTCCTCAGGACATCCACCGCCTCATCCAGGAGATCAG GCGTCACCTGGAGCATCACCTCGAGTCTTGGGCGTCGCTGACGGTTCACGGTTTTGTTGACAGTCCCGTGTCGTGGGGCGACAGCGAGCACGGCGtcatgagaggaggagagaacttCTACAGCCTGCTGATGTTCCACGACCACACCTACCACCTCCACCAGGCCACAGGGGCACATGACACCTGTCCAccgtga
- the rpp40 gene encoding ribonuclease P protein subunit p40 isoform X1: MMTVDLDQTPRSLLVFDRSSFLDEKNRISSQVEQHHFNYKVSVLLPECSSAPSHLDSVLNSFKSFYLIRNMPIYELLDKHFLETAAYKGSVYGLSYRTRVDEDNCVALMPNGRLCLSLDKDSFQVLGVEGKPSRFNHRTNSRYVVSVDLTHSSMAPGGRGYVRLLTGLRSRLHLKTDFLLSHHPGGGASLQALLSRYDWSEHRPEIRSRVLTQLSCPALLTSDLQSSDPHSFLEWLGAVDADASRENSSSSFLSSLVCPEPSTTLNQALSVSVCGLLLPQDIHRLIQEIRRHLEHHLESWASLTVHGFVDSPVSWGDSEHGVMRGGENFYSLLMFHDHTYHLHQATGAHDTCPP; encoded by the exons ATGATGACTGTTGATCTGGATCAGACTCCGCGGTCTCTGCTGGTCTTTGATCGATCCAGTTTCCTGGACGAGAAGAACCGGATCAGTTCTCAAGTGGAGCAGCATCACTTCAACTACAAG gtgtctgtgctgctgcctgaATGTAGCTCCGCCCCCTCTCACCTGGATTCCGTGTTAAACAGTTTCAAGAGTTTCTACCTGATCAGGAACATGCCCATATATGAGCTGCTAGACAAACACTTCCTGGAGACGGCTGCGTACAAGG gaagTGTGTACGGTCTGTCCTACAGAACCAGGGTTGATGAAGATAACTGTGTTGCTCTGATGCCAAATG gtcgtctgtgtctctctctggaCAAAGATTCCTTCCAGGTGTTGGGAGTTGAGGGGAAACCGTCCAGGTTCAACCACAGAACCAACAGCAGATACG TAGTGTCTGTGGATCTGACCCACAGCAGCATGGCTCCTGGGGGGCGGGGCTACGTCAGACTCCTCACAGGTCTGAGGTCAAGACTTCACCTGAAGACTGACTTCCTGCTGTCGCATCATCCAG ggggcggagcctctctGCAGGCCCTCCTGTCTCGTTATGATTGGTCAGAGCACAGACCTGAGATACGCAGTCGTGTTCTGACACAGCTGTCCTGTCCCGccctgctgacctctgacctccagtcAAGTGACCCTCACAGCTTCCTGGAGTGGCTCGGAGCCGTGGACGCCGACGCCAGCCG tgagAATTCTTCCAGCAGCTTCCTGTCGTCCCTCGTGTGTCCTGAACCTTCGACCACGCTGAATCAAGCTCTgagcgtgtctgtctgtggactgCTGCTTCCTCAGGACATCCACCGCCTCATCCAGGAGATCAG GCGTCACCTGGAGCATCACCTCGAGTCTTGGGCGTCGCTGACGGTTCACGGTTTTGTTGACAGTCCCGTGTCGTGGGGCGACAGCGAGCACGGCGtcatgagaggaggagagaacttCTACAGCCTGCTGATGTTCCACGACCACACCTACCACCTCCACCAGGCCACAGGGGCACATGACACCTGTCCAccgtga
- the cdyl gene encoding chromodomain Y-like protein isoform X2, whose translation MTYVHEFNRQYAERQRDNTLLRSTRSSPSLHYISAHRPPFRSPPISAGLTGDCNQGTPPVSPAHLPPVVLTRPASFGSQQSPLADRLSSGLMSVAPVGSARRSVDLSKTGIKILVPKSPMNSRLDSEESPSEAAHSLEAGVQEAHLVPPEVALLEKPAGVQLGPGEERARMGTRPRSQNPLPPPRVPITPAAMRSLSGTGNSSLREAVAANGMSAVQSAIAGATSVTGKRRLEERSVFDKRLRFSVRQTESAYRYRDIVVKKQDGFTHILLSTKSSDNNTLNPEVMKEIQSAMATAASDDSKLVLLGAVGSIFCCGLDFLYFIRLLTDDRKKESIKMAETIRTFVNTFIQFRKPIVAAVNGPALGLGAALLPLCDVVWANEKAWFQTPYTTYGQTPDACSSFTFPRIMGLASANELLLSGRKLTAQEACSKGLVSQVLWPGTFTQEVMLRIRELVAVDTLVLRESKALMRNTSRSALEQANERECEALKRVWGSSQGTDAILQHLQRVTDLC comes from the exons ATGACCTACGTCCACGAGTTTAACCGCCAGTACGCCGAACGGCAGAGAGACAACACGTTACTACGCTCCACTCGGAGCTCGCCCAGCCTCCACTACATCTCCGCCCACAGACCACCCTTCAGGTCGCCGCCCATCAGCGCCGGTTTAACTGGAGACTGTAACCAGGGGACACCTCCAGTCAGTCCGGCTCACCTTCCTCCTGTTGTACTGACCCGCCCGGCCTCTTTTGGCTCTCAACAGTCCCCACTGGCTGACAGGCTCAGCAGTGGCCTGATGTCGGTGGCTCCGGTCGGCTCAGCCCGCCGCAGCGTGGATCTGTCCAAGACTGGCATCAAGATCCTGGTTCCTAAGAGTCCGATGAACAGCCGTCTGGACTCTGAGGAGTCTCCCAGCGAGGCAGCCCACAGTCTTGAGGCTGGAGTTCAGGAGGCTCACCTGGTCCCACCTGAGGTCGCCCTGCTGGAGAAACCTGCAGGAGTCCAGCTGGGGCCCGGAGAAGAAAGGGCCCGCATGGGGACCAGACCCCGCAGCCAGAACCCCTTGCCCCCACCTCGAGTCCCCATCACACCTGCTGCCATGCGGTCCCTCAGCGGCACAG GTAACTCCTCGTTACGGGAGGCTGTCGCTGCCAATGGGATGTCAGCTGTGCAGAGTGCTATTGCTGGGGCAACCAGCGTGACGGGGAAACGTCGTCTGGAGGAACGTTCTGTTTTCGACAAACGTCTGAGGTTCAGTGTTCGACAGACAGAAAGCGCTTACCGTTACCGTGACATTGTGGTGAAGAAACAAGACGGATTCACCCACATCCTGCTTTCCACCAAGAGCTCTGACAACAACACGCTCAACCCTGAG GTGATGAAGGAGATCCAGAGCGCCATGGCGACAGCAGCATCGGACGACAGTAAGCTGGTGTTACTCGGAGCCGTCGGCAGCATCTTCTGCTGCGGCCTCGACTTCCTGTATTTCATCAGACTCTTGACGGAcgacagaaagaaggagagcATCAAGATGGCTGAAACCATCAG GACCTTCGTAAACACCTTCATCCAGTTCAGGAAGCCAATTGTGGCCGCAGTGAACGGGCCGGCGTTGGGCCTCGGCGCCGCCCTCCTGCCGCTCTGTGACGTGGTGTGGGCCAATGAGAAGGCCTGGTTCCAGACGCCGTACACCACCTACGGCCAGACGCCTGATGCTtgctcctccttcaccttccCCCGAATCATGGGTCTCGCTTCG GCCAacgagctgctgctgagcgGCAGGAAGTTGACGGCTCAGGAGGCGTGTTCTAAAGGTTTGGTGTCTCAGGTTCTGTGGCCTGGAACcttcacacaggaagtgatgctgAGAATCAGAGAGCTGGTGGCGGTCGACACACTg GTACTCCGGGAGTCCAAAGCCCTGATGAGGAACACGAGCCGCAGTGCTCTGGAGCAAGCTAACGAACGCGAGTGTGAAGCCCTGAAGAGAGTGTGGGGCTCGTCACAGGGAACAGACGCCATCCTACAGCACCTGCAGAGGGTAACCGATCTCTGCTAA